In Malus sylvestris chromosome 16, drMalSylv7.2, whole genome shotgun sequence, the following are encoded in one genomic region:
- the LOC126607864 gene encoding cytochrome P450 71B34-like has product MALITSLLICLPFLLLLPLFLLLQKKKNVYKNPQLKKFPPSPPKLLLMGNLHQLGTPPHQSLCQLSKKYGPVMLLHFGHVPALVISSAEAAKDALKTNDLHCCSRPSSAGARRLTYNYLDIAFSPISKELDDFFQQVIDNHLNPGRRVDDEQAHEDIVDVLLKIVKEQSEFGASHLGHNNIKAVLLDLFLAGIDSDAITMVWAMTELSKNPRLMKKAQEEVRKCVGNKGKVTETETDRLQYLKMVIKETLSLHPPAPMILPMETMSHCKIQGYDIDSKALVLVNERAIGTDPEFWKDPEEFIPERFDGSSVDYKGQHFEFLSFGAGRRVCPGIYMGTTTVELGLANLLYWFDWKLPDGMKEEDLDMEETSGTLSLTVSKRTPLNLIPEKISQNLENNLIED; this is encoded by the exons ATGGCTCTCATCACCTCCTTGCTCATATGTCTTccatttctccttcttctccccCTATTCCTTCTactccaaaagaagaaaaatgtctATAAGAACCCACAGCTAAAGAAATTTCCACCAAGCCCTCCCAAGCTTCTCCTCATGGGCAATTTGCACCAACTCGGCACCCCACCCCACCAATCTCTCTGCCAACTCTCTAAAAAGTACGGACCAGTCATGCTCCTCCACTTCGGTCACGTTCCCGCCCTCGTCATCTCTTCCGCCGAAGCAGCCAAAGATGCATTAAAAACCAACGACCTCCACTGCTGCAGCAGACCCTCCTCAGCCGGGGCCCGCAGGCTCACGTACAACTATCTTGATATTGCCTTTTCTCC GATTTCGAAGGAGTTGGATGATTTTTTCCAGCAGGTGATTGATAATCATCTGAACCCTGGGAGGAGAGTTGACGATGAACAAGCTCATGAAGATATAGTTGACGTTCTGCTTAAGATAGTGAAGGAGCAAAGTGAGTTTGGAGCTTCTCATCTTGGTCACAACAACATCAAGGCAGTCCTCTTG GATCTATTTTTAGCTGGAATAGACAGTGACGCAATTACAATGGTGTGGGcgatgacagagctatctaagAACCCTAGACTGATGAAGAAAGCACAAGAAGAAGTCAGAAAATGCGTTGGAAACAAAGGAAAAGTCACAGAAACTGAAACAGATCGGCTCCAATACCTCAAGATGGTAATCAAAGAAACCCTAAGCCTCCATCCTCCAGCTCCAATGATTCTTCCCATGGAAACCATGTCCCATTGCAAAATCCAGGGTTATGACATTGACTCCAAAGCGCTAGTTCTTGTTAATGAGCGGGCAATTG GCACGGACCCCGAGTTTTggaaggacccagaagagttcatCCCTGAAAGATTTGATGGAAGCTCAGTTGATTACAAAGGACaacattttgagtttttgtcgtTTGGAGCTGGTCGAAGAGTTTGTCCTGGAATATATATGGGAACGACAACGGTGGAGCTTGGACTTGCAAATCTTCTCTACTGGTTCGATTGGAAATTGCCTGATGGAATGAAGGAGGAAGATCTCGACATGGAGGAAACAAGCGGCACCCTTTCCCTCACCGTTTCTAAGAGAACTCCTCTCAACCTTATTCCCgagaaaatttctcaaaatttagaaaataatttaattgAGGATTAG